One genomic window of Bacillus mycoides includes the following:
- the nrdG gene encoding anaerobic ribonucleoside-triphosphate reductase activating protein, which translates to MKVMNIIHDSVVDGEGLRTVVFFAGCPHRCIGCHNPKSWNVCNGTEMTVEEIVKEIEKNSLTDVTFSGGDPFFQAVEVKKVAKAVKDLKKNLWIYTGYTLEEIQSAQNNDMIELLHYGDVLVDGRFELDKKDLTLPFRGSSNQRIIRLKE; encoded by the coding sequence ATGAAAGTTATGAATATCATTCATGATAGTGTAGTAGATGGAGAAGGGTTGCGGACAGTCGTGTTTTTTGCGGGCTGTCCGCATCGTTGTATCGGTTGCCATAATCCGAAATCATGGAATGTTTGCAATGGAACTGAAATGACGGTAGAAGAAATTGTGAAAGAGATTGAAAAAAATTCATTAACCGATGTAACATTTTCAGGTGGAGATCCATTTTTTCAAGCTGTTGAAGTGAAAAAAGTAGCAAAAGCAGTGAAGGATCTGAAAAAAAATCTATGGATTTATACAGGTTACACGTTAGAAGAGATACAGAGTGCTCAAAATAATGATATGATAGAATTGTTACATTATGGGGATGTTTTGGTTGATGGAAGATTTGAACTTGATAAAAAAGATTTAACACTTCCATTTCGCGGAAGCTCCAATCAACGTATTATTCGATTGAAAGAGTAA
- a CDS encoding S1C family serine protease — translation MGYYDGPNLNEEHSETREMKKSGSKKGYFFTGLVGAVVGAVSISFAAPYMPWMQNNGAAVSSFNSNQQVEGTVAPVVNKVKGETDLPGMIEGAKDVVVGVINMQKTIDPFAMQPAEQEQTAGTGSGVIYKKSGNKAYIVTNNHVVDGANKLAVKLSDGKQVDAKLVGKDPWLDLAVVEIDGSTVNKVATLGDSSKLRAGEKAIAIGNPLGFDGSVTEGIISSKEREIPVDIDGDKRPDWQAQVIQTDAAINPGNSGGALFNQNGELIGINSSKIAQQEVEGIGFAIPVNVAKPVIESLEKDGVVKRPALGVGVVSLEDVQAYAVNQLKVPKEVTNGVVLAKIYPVSPAEKAGLEQYDLVVALDDQKVENSLQFRKYLYEKKKVGENVEVTFYRNGQKMTKTATLADNSATKNQ, via the coding sequence ATGGGATATTACGACGGACCGAATTTAAATGAAGAGCATAGTGAAACGAGAGAAATGAAAAAATCAGGTAGTAAAAAAGGATATTTTTTCACAGGTTTAGTTGGAGCTGTAGTCGGGGCGGTTTCGATTAGTTTTGCAGCACCTTACATGCCGTGGATGCAAAATAATGGAGCAGCAGTTTCGTCATTCAATTCTAATCAACAAGTAGAAGGTACTGTAGCTCCTGTTGTTAATAAAGTGAAGGGCGAAACTGATTTGCCAGGTATGATTGAAGGCGCAAAGGACGTTGTAGTTGGTGTAATTAATATGCAGAAGACTATTGATCCGTTTGCGATGCAACCAGCAGAACAAGAGCAAACAGCTGGTACAGGATCAGGTGTTATTTATAAAAAGTCAGGAAATAAAGCATATATTGTAACAAATAACCACGTAGTAGACGGTGCAAATAAACTTGCTGTTAAACTGAGCGACGGAAAGCAAGTTGATGCAAAATTAGTTGGTAAGGACCCTTGGTTAGACTTAGCAGTTGTAGAGATTGATGGATCTACTGTTAATAAAGTTGCAACTTTAGGTGATTCCAGTAAACTTCGTGCTGGTGAAAAAGCAATTGCAATCGGTAACCCACTAGGATTTGACGGCAGTGTAACAGAAGGTATTATCAGTAGTAAAGAACGTGAAATTCCAGTAGATATTGATGGAGACAAACGTCCAGACTGGCAAGCACAAGTTATTCAAACAGATGCAGCGATTAACCCTGGTAATAGTGGCGGTGCATTATTTAACCAAAACGGTGAATTAATTGGAATTAACTCAAGTAAAATTGCGCAGCAAGAAGTTGAGGGGATTGGTTTTGCAATTCCAGTTAATGTTGCAAAACCAGTTATTGAATCGCTTGAAAAAGACGGAGTAGTGAAACGACCAGCTCTTGGTGTAGGTGTTGTTTCATTAGAAGATGTGCAAGCTTATGCAGTAAATCAATTGAAAGTACCAAAAGAAGTAACAAATGGTGTTGTATTAGCTAAAATTTATCCTGTGTCACCGGCAGAAAAAGCTGGCTTAGAGCAATATGATCTTGTAGTAGCATTAGATGATCAAAAAGTAGAAAATTCACTTCAGTTCCGTAAATACTTATATGAAAAGAAAAAAGTAGGCGAGAACGTAGAAGTTACATTCTACCGCAACGGTCAAAAAATGACGAAAACAGCTACATTAGCAGATAATTCAGCTACAAAGAATCAATAA
- a CDS encoding response regulator transcription factor, protein MNKTVLLVEDERRLREIVSDYFRNEGFEVIEAEDGKKALELFAEHTIDLIMLDIMLPEIDGWSVCRRIRKESAVPIIMLTARSDEDDTLLGFELGADEYVTKPFSPKVLVARAKTLLKRADGAIGVSEENTMSLAGIEVNRLSRTVLVDGEEIILTHKEFELLVYLMENRGIVLSRQHLLDQLWGYDYYGDDRTVDTHIKKLRNKLGDKAKHIGTVIRVGYKFEE, encoded by the coding sequence ATGAATAAAACAGTATTACTTGTTGAAGATGAAAGAAGATTACGTGAAATTGTTAGTGATTATTTTCGTAATGAAGGCTTTGAAGTAATCGAAGCGGAAGATGGAAAAAAAGCGCTAGAATTATTTGCTGAACATACAATTGATTTAATTATGTTAGATATTATGTTACCAGAAATAGATGGTTGGTCTGTTTGTAGACGAATTAGAAAAGAGTCAGCGGTACCAATTATTATGCTGACAGCACGTTCTGATGAGGATGATACATTACTAGGCTTTGAACTAGGTGCAGATGAGTATGTAACAAAACCTTTTAGTCCGAAAGTGTTAGTAGCTCGTGCAAAGACGTTATTGAAACGTGCGGATGGAGCGATAGGAGTATCAGAAGAAAATACTATGTCATTAGCTGGAATAGAAGTGAATCGACTATCTAGAACAGTTTTAGTAGATGGAGAAGAAATTATATTGACACATAAGGAGTTTGAGCTTCTCGTGTATTTAATGGAGAACAGAGGAATTGTGTTGTCACGCCAACATTTATTAGATCAGTTATGGGGATATGATTACTACGGGGATGACCGAACGGTTGATACACATATTAAAAAACTGCGAAATAAGCTAGGAGATAAGGCGAAGCATATCGGCACTGTTATTCGAGTAGGTTACAAATTTGAAGAATAA